A single region of the Nicotiana sylvestris chromosome 6, ASM39365v2, whole genome shotgun sequence genome encodes:
- the LOC138871759 gene encoding secreted RxLR effector protein 161-like — protein MSRIPYTSAVGAIMYTMTCTRPDVAYALGVTSRYQANPGEEHWKVVNTIHKYLRRTKNQFLIYGDSELKLEGYTDASFSSDRYDNKSISGYVFTLYGGAVSWKSSKQATKADSVTEAEYIAASKAAKEAVWMKKFLTELGVVPSIEDPFTKALGTKEFDKHKRKLGMKCKSDWLQCKWEIVRDIIDMP, from the exons ATGAGTAGGATCCCATACACTAGTgcagtgggagctatcatgtataccatgacatgtacacgtcctgatgtggcttatgcacttggagtTACTAGCCGATATCAGGCAAATCCTGGTGAGGAACATTGGAAGGTGGTGAATACCATTCataagtacttaagaaggactaaaaaccaattcctcatctatggagattctgagttgaaacttgaaggttatactgatgcaagtttctcttcagatagatATGATAAcaaatctatttctggttatgtattcaccttatATGGTGGTGCggtgagttggaaaagttccaaacaagctacaAAAGCCGATTCagtgactgaagcagaatatatagcagctagtaaagctgctaaggaagctgtatggatgaaaaagttcttaactgaacttggtgtggttccttcaatagaag acccattcactaaagctcttggcACAAAAGAGTTTGACAAGCACAAGAGAAAATTGGGAATGAAGTGCAAGAGCGATTGGCTCCagtgcaagtgggagattgttagggatataatagatatgccctag